A DNA window from Luteolibacter luteus contains the following coding sequences:
- a CDS encoding phosphodiester glycosidase family protein codes for MRFRPFIALVLLNLPALRAEEPVQFAPLPDSVAPFWQPLYQGVDYRLDELSVPRRLRIHQIRVDTRAEGVAFFTTPDNGDAPEEVNGRRTATFLKEFDLEVAINGSAFKPIAKEGIPVDLQGLSISNGVTVSEVDAKSANPVFLATATQQPRILRGPFRKRSFGAAHNALQGWYGSNGMLLDNGEVTTTTLDIHPRTALGVSREGLYVYLLVVDGRQQGFSEGMTLVELAEWMKQLGCWDAMNLDGGGSSTMVIKGGDGAPKILNSPSGGSQRSVGNHLGIHALPFP; via the coding sequence ATGCGCTTTCGCCCGTTCATCGCCCTCGTTCTTCTGAATCTTCCAGCCCTCCGTGCTGAAGAGCCGGTGCAGTTCGCGCCGCTTCCGGACTCTGTGGCCCCGTTCTGGCAGCCTCTTTATCAAGGCGTCGACTACCGCTTGGACGAACTCTCCGTGCCCCGCCGCCTCCGCATTCACCAGATCCGCGTCGATACCCGAGCGGAGGGTGTCGCCTTCTTCACCACTCCCGATAATGGTGATGCCCCGGAAGAGGTGAACGGCCGCCGCACCGCCACCTTCCTGAAAGAGTTCGACCTCGAAGTCGCGATCAACGGCAGCGCCTTCAAGCCGATCGCCAAGGAAGGCATCCCCGTCGATCTCCAGGGCCTTTCGATTTCAAACGGCGTGACCGTCAGTGAAGTGGACGCAAAGAGCGCCAACCCGGTCTTCCTCGCGACCGCAACCCAGCAACCTCGTATCCTCCGCGGACCCTTTCGTAAGAGAAGTTTCGGCGCAGCTCACAATGCCCTCCAAGGCTGGTATGGGTCGAATGGCATGCTTCTGGACAACGGAGAGGTCACCACCACTACCCTCGACATCCACCCCCGCACCGCCCTCGGGGTCTCCCGGGAGGGTCTCTATGTCTACCTTCTCGTCGTGGACGGTCGTCAGCAAGGGTTCAGCGAGGGGATGACCCTCGTCGAGCTCGCGGAATGGATGAAGCAGCTTGGCTGCTGGGATGCCATGAATCTGGACGGCGGCGGCTCGAGTACGATGGTGATCAAGGGGGGCGACGGAGCTCCTAAAATCCTGAATTCCCCGTCGGGCGGCTCCCAGCGCAGCGTCGGGAACCATCTGGGGATCCACGCCTTGCCCTTCCCGTGA
- a CDS encoding ABC transporter substrate-binding protein, with protein sequence MKLRHFVSSSAAVSIAAALGLSGCKKSDENVIVIGEVAALTGNTATFGQSSHNGTQMAVDEINAAGGLLGKQIQLVTEDDQSKQGEAGTVAKKLISRSKIKALLGEVASGRSLEMAPIAQAAGVPMISPASTNPKVTEAGDYVFRVCFIDPFQGTVMSKFALGKGWKKVAILTDTKQDYSVGLTEFFNKHFSANGGTITGEQSYSSGDKDFKAQLTAIKAGNPDAIFASGYYNEVALIAVQARELGITVPLLGGDGWDSSSLVEVGGKAMEGCYYSNHFSNEDQSPAIQEFVKKYESKHGAKPDAMAALGYDSAKILFDAIKRANSVEGPALRDAIAATKGYAGITGNISLDANRNATKPAVILTIKDGKVVYTETIAP encoded by the coding sequence ATGAAACTCCGCCATTTCGTTTCCTCGTCCGCAGCCGTTTCAATCGCCGCCGCACTGGGCCTTTCCGGCTGTAAAAAGAGTGACGAAAACGTGATCGTGATCGGGGAAGTCGCCGCTCTGACCGGCAACACGGCGACCTTTGGCCAGTCTTCCCACAACGGCACCCAGATGGCGGTGGACGAGATCAATGCCGCTGGCGGCCTGCTCGGGAAGCAGATCCAACTGGTGACCGAGGACGACCAATCCAAGCAAGGTGAAGCCGGCACGGTCGCGAAAAAGCTGATTTCCCGCTCCAAGATCAAGGCGCTGCTCGGCGAAGTGGCCTCCGGCCGCTCCCTCGAAATGGCACCGATTGCCCAAGCGGCGGGCGTTCCGATGATTTCCCCTGCCTCAACAAATCCGAAGGTCACCGAGGCGGGCGACTACGTTTTCCGCGTCTGCTTCATCGACCCCTTCCAAGGCACGGTGATGTCGAAGTTCGCGCTGGGCAAGGGTTGGAAGAAGGTCGCGATTCTGACCGACACCAAGCAGGACTATAGCGTCGGCCTGACTGAGTTCTTCAACAAGCACTTCAGCGCCAATGGCGGCACGATCACCGGGGAGCAAAGCTACAGCTCCGGCGACAAGGATTTCAAAGCGCAGCTCACCGCGATCAAGGCGGGAAACCCGGACGCGATCTTCGCTTCCGGCTACTACAATGAGGTCGCACTGATCGCCGTGCAGGCCCGCGAGCTCGGGATCACGGTCCCGCTGCTCGGCGGTGACGGCTGGGACTCCTCCTCACTGGTGGAAGTCGGCGGCAAGGCGATGGAAGGCTGCTACTACTCCAATCACTTCTCCAACGAGGACCAATCCCCTGCCATCCAGGAGTTCGTGAAGAAATACGAGTCCAAGCACGGTGCCAAACCGGACGCGATGGCCGCACTGGGCTATGACTCGGCGAAGATTCTCTTCGATGCCATCAAGCGCGCCAATTCGGTGGAAGGCCCCGCGCTCCGCGATGCGATCGCGGCCACGAAGGGCTACGCGGGCATCACCGGGAACATCTCGCTGGACGCCAACCGGAACGCGACGAAGCCGGCGGTCATCCTGACGATCAAGGACGGCAAGGTGGTTTATACGGAAACGATCGCTCCCTGA
- a CDS encoding DapH/DapD/GlmU-related protein — protein sequence MPLFTTRAIEAFPIGNILLREHHAAFTIEDLRTHPHAWLTGEDVALLKADGPTSLVDERRTPLAWFGEVPDADKAIVANKSFLIVHPWDLLRANELLVGELSESKVEGDIHPNAVIEGFIHLGPGSRILPGVFIEGNVIIGANCKIGPNCYIRGSTSIGDKCHVGNAVEIKNSILLSNTNVGHLSYVGDSILGEKVNFGAGTVTSNLRHDGKNHRTDVDGVLVDTGRRKFGCIVGDGVHTGINTSIYPGRKLWPNTSTRPGEIVQRDRVTNE from the coding sequence ATGCCTCTCTTCACCACCCGCGCCATCGAAGCCTTCCCGATCGGGAACATTTTGCTCCGCGAACATCACGCGGCGTTTACCATCGAGGACCTGCGCACCCATCCACACGCATGGCTGACCGGGGAAGACGTCGCCCTGCTCAAAGCCGACGGCCCCACCTCGCTCGTGGACGAGCGCCGCACCCCGCTCGCATGGTTCGGCGAGGTGCCGGATGCCGACAAGGCCATCGTGGCAAACAAGTCCTTCCTCATCGTCCATCCCTGGGACCTGCTGCGAGCGAATGAACTGCTCGTCGGCGAACTTTCGGAATCGAAAGTCGAAGGCGACATCCATCCCAACGCCGTCATCGAAGGCTTCATCCACCTCGGTCCCGGCTCGCGCATCCTTCCCGGTGTCTTCATCGAGGGCAATGTGATCATCGGCGCGAACTGCAAGATCGGCCCGAATTGCTACATCCGCGGATCCACTTCCATCGGCGACAAGTGCCATGTCGGCAATGCCGTGGAGATCAAGAACTCGATCCTCCTTTCGAACACCAACGTCGGCCACCTCAGCTACGTCGGTGATTCCATACTCGGTGAAAAGGTGAACTTCGGCGCAGGCACCGTCACCTCGAACCTCCGCCACGATGGCAAGAACCACCGCACCGATGTCGATGGCGTTCTCGTCGACACCGGCCGCCGCAAGTTCGGCTGCATCGTCGGCGATGGTGTCCACACCGGTATCAATACTTCCATCTACCCTGGCCGGAAACTCTGGCCGAACACCAGCACCCGCCCCGGAGAAATCGTCCAACGCGACCGCGTGACCAATGAGTAA
- a CDS encoding branched-chain amino acid ABC transporter permease — MKRYSAQIALIVALAVSLGISLVSNSIDAYYLDIALTVGINIILAVSLNLVNGHTGQFSLGHAAFMAVGAYGASIFTLEASSKVIPMLGGPGAFATGIAFLIALIIGGICAAICGWLVGMPSLRLKGDYLAIVTLGFNEIVRVILQNTKGDGMFGGPLGLKGIPPHTTFFWTFALATICIYVVGSMVNSTYGRGFLAVRDDEVAAGSMGINTVRYKVTAFVTGSFFAGLAGGLYAHLKTTISPEGFNFMKSFDIVVIVILGGMGSTAGVVLAAILLTVLNEFLRDFEEYRMIVFSLLLIVMMIVRPQGLLPSLPFLNRKKKSA; from the coding sequence ATGAAGCGCTACTCCGCACAGATTGCTCTCATCGTTGCCCTCGCCGTCAGCTTGGGAATCTCCCTGGTGTCCAACTCGATCGACGCCTACTACCTGGACATCGCGCTCACGGTGGGGATCAACATCATCCTCGCCGTCAGCCTCAATCTGGTGAACGGCCACACCGGCCAATTCTCGCTGGGCCATGCCGCCTTCATGGCGGTGGGTGCCTATGGGGCCTCCATCTTCACACTTGAAGCGAGCAGCAAGGTGATCCCGATGCTCGGAGGCCCGGGCGCTTTCGCCACAGGCATCGCCTTCCTGATCGCATTGATAATCGGCGGCATCTGTGCCGCGATCTGCGGATGGCTGGTTGGCATGCCTTCGCTTCGGCTCAAGGGTGACTACCTCGCCATCGTGACGCTCGGCTTCAATGAGATCGTCCGAGTGATCCTCCAGAACACAAAGGGCGACGGCATGTTCGGCGGTCCGCTCGGACTGAAGGGAATCCCCCCGCATACCACCTTCTTCTGGACCTTCGCGCTGGCCACCATCTGCATCTACGTGGTCGGCTCCATGGTGAATTCCACCTACGGCCGCGGATTCCTGGCAGTGCGGGATGACGAGGTGGCCGCGGGTTCCATGGGCATCAATACGGTGCGATACAAGGTGACCGCCTTCGTGACCGGATCCTTCTTCGCCGGGCTGGCGGGCGGTCTCTACGCGCACCTGAAAACAACCATTTCCCCCGAAGGTTTCAACTTCATGAAGTCCTTCGACATCGTGGTGATCGTGATCCTTGGTGGCATGGGAAGCACCGCGGGCGTGGTTCTGGCTGCGATCCTGCTAACGGTGCTCAATGAATTCCTGCGCGACTTCGAGGAATACCGCATGATCGTCTTCTCGCTTCTGTTGATCGTCATGATGATCGTCCGCCCCCAAGGCCTGCTGCCTTCCCTGCCCTTCCTGAACCGGAAGAAGAAATCCGCCTGA
- a CDS encoding zinc-ribbon domain containing protein, whose amino-acid sequence MPFTCKDCGKQEVWTAGQQKWWHEQMGGDVETTAVRCRNCRAKERARKAEVNRVREEGLERKRREQGKG is encoded by the coding sequence ATCCCATTTACCTGCAAGGACTGCGGAAAACAGGAGGTCTGGACTGCGGGCCAACAGAAGTGGTGGCATGAGCAGATGGGTGGAGACGTCGAGACGACTGCCGTGCGCTGCCGGAATTGCCGTGCGAAGGAGCGGGCGAGGAAGGCGGAGGTGAATCGCGTCCGCGAGGAAGGCTTGGAGCGAAAGCGCCGGGAACAGGGCAAAGGATAG
- a CDS encoding YfbM family protein, which yields MACLGVHFAITDEDLVALRQAGSDEALMEVIEGIEERWEEGENLVCETDKAWDAIHRCLTDGTLSFESGTEPLNLCILGGEQLYEGEDYIVALINHSQLRQLADALVAITPEFLGARYSQLPEDYSRPKSQEDCQYTWDWFSSLPAFFDGAAKSGRHVIFTVDQ from the coding sequence ATGGCCTGTCTAGGAGTTCACTTCGCAATTACTGATGAGGACCTAGTTGCTCTGCGGCAAGCGGGTTCTGATGAAGCGTTGATGGAGGTGATCGAAGGCATCGAAGAGCGATGGGAGGAGGGTGAGAATCTTGTGTGCGAAACGGACAAGGCCTGGGATGCAATCCATCGCTGCCTCACAGATGGCACGCTGTCGTTCGAAAGCGGAACAGAGCCACTCAACCTGTGTATTTTGGGAGGTGAGCAGCTCTATGAAGGAGAGGACTACATTGTCGCGCTTATAAACCATTCGCAGTTGAGACAGCTTGCGGATGCTCTGGTCGCGATCACGCCTGAGTTCCTTGGGGCGCGTTACTCGCAGCTCCCGGAAGACTATTCCAGGCCCAAGAGCCAAGAAGATTGCCAATACACTTGGGATTGGTTCTCAAGTCTTCCCGCATTCTTTGACGGCGCTGCGAAGTCAGGTCGGCATGTGATCTTTACGGTCGACCAGTGA
- a CDS encoding alkaline phosphatase family protein, which produces MQRVAVINIVGLSPSLLGESMPRLTAFAKKQGMQAFPPAFPAVTCTAQSSMLTGKSPREHGIVANGWYDRESAEVRFWKQSNHLVRGEKVWEHLRKKHAGFTCAKLFWWYNMYSSADIAMTPRPLYPADGRKVFDIHTQPMELREKVKADLGPFPFPSFWGPGAGIACSEWIAASAKWTEEREKPTLSLVYLPHLDYGLQKWGPGAPEMTAELEAIDRVAGELIEFLEGRGVKVLVVSEYGISKVTKPVHLNRIFRKKGWIQIKDELGLETLDAGGSKVFAVADHQMAHIYVNDPALLPEVKALLEKTEGVDEVRSAKEMWGGDTGEERAGDLIAISKPDAWFTYYFWEDDAKAPDYARCVDIHRKPGYDPVELFIDPKIAAPKLKIAKFLLKKKLGFRGLLDVIPLDASLVKGSHGRDKVEDGEKPLIIGSPVPVACAEDVFGAIVAAVEG; this is translated from the coding sequence ATGCAGCGCGTGGCGGTGATCAATATCGTGGGGCTTTCGCCTTCGCTTCTGGGAGAGTCGATGCCGCGGCTGACGGCCTTCGCGAAGAAGCAAGGGATGCAGGCATTCCCCCCCGCTTTCCCCGCGGTGACCTGCACGGCGCAATCCTCGATGCTGACAGGGAAAAGCCCTCGCGAGCATGGGATCGTGGCGAACGGCTGGTATGACCGTGAGAGCGCCGAGGTACGCTTCTGGAAGCAGAGCAACCACTTGGTGCGCGGCGAGAAAGTCTGGGAGCACCTGCGCAAGAAGCATGCGGGCTTCACCTGCGCGAAGCTCTTCTGGTGGTACAACATGTACTCCAGCGCGGATATCGCGATGACGCCGCGGCCGCTCTACCCGGCGGATGGCCGGAAGGTTTTCGACATCCACACGCAACCGATGGAGCTGCGGGAGAAGGTGAAGGCCGATCTTGGCCCCTTCCCCTTCCCTTCCTTCTGGGGTCCCGGTGCGGGGATTGCCTGCTCCGAGTGGATCGCGGCCTCCGCGAAGTGGACGGAGGAGCGCGAGAAGCCAACGCTGAGCCTAGTATACCTGCCGCACCTCGACTACGGCCTGCAGAAGTGGGGTCCGGGCGCGCCGGAAATGACAGCCGAGCTTGAGGCGATCGACCGCGTGGCCGGAGAACTGATCGAATTTCTGGAAGGCCGCGGCGTGAAGGTGCTGGTGGTTTCCGAGTACGGGATCTCCAAGGTGACCAAGCCGGTCCACCTGAACCGGATCTTCCGCAAGAAGGGCTGGATCCAGATCAAGGATGAGCTGGGACTCGAGACGCTGGATGCGGGAGGATCGAAGGTCTTCGCGGTGGCCGATCACCAGATGGCGCACATTTATGTGAATGATCCCGCGCTGTTACCCGAGGTGAAGGCCTTGCTCGAAAAGACCGAGGGCGTGGACGAGGTCCGCAGCGCGAAGGAAATGTGGGGCGGCGATACCGGAGAGGAGCGGGCCGGCGATCTCATTGCGATATCAAAGCCGGATGCTTGGTTCACCTACTACTTCTGGGAAGACGATGCGAAGGCTCCCGACTACGCGCGCTGCGTGGATATCCATCGCAAGCCCGGCTATGATCCGGTGGAGCTTTTCATCGATCCGAAGATCGCAGCGCCAAAGCTGAAGATCGCGAAATTCCTGCTGAAGAAGAAGCTGGGCTTCCGGGGATTGCTCGACGTGATTCCCTTGGATGCGAGCCTCGTGAAAGGTTCGCACGGGCGGGACAAGGTGGAGGATGGCGAGAAGCCCCTGATCATCGGCTCGCCGGTTCCGGTGGCGTGCGCGGAGGATGTATTCGGGGCGATTGTCGCGGCTGTCGAAGGCTAG
- the glmS gene encoding glutamine--fructose-6-phosphate transaminase (isomerizing) produces the protein MCGIVGYIGKASAPTVLINGLRRLEYRGYDSAGLAILEDGSVVVSKAPGKVSSLNDKARADWPAERFSKASTGIAHTRWATHGPPTEVNAHPHLDQSGDIALVHNGIIENYRSLRTRLEGKGHTFYSETDTEVLAHLIGERYKGDLFQAVCDALSQVEGTFGIAVLSAKEPGKIITARRGSPIVIGVGEGETIVASDASAIIAHTRQVIYLEDNDIAIVTADNVDIRDLNQVPVTREVNELGYDAAAAEKGGFEHFMLKEIHEQPDSLRNAIRGRLDFNLGSSVLSGMGTSPRDLAELHRVVFVGCGTSLHAGLVGEYAVEDMADIHSEVQQAAEFRYRNPIIGSRDLVVAISQSGETADTLAAVREANQKGAFVMGLCNVVGSTIARETGRGVYLHAGPEISVASTKAFTCQVAVMLMMALKLGRGRRFSREEGMKFAREIEAIPALVEKVIAQSDRIAAIAARYAQNEHAFFIGRGPMYPVALEGALKLKEISYIHAEGYHAAELKHGPIALLQEGTPVVALANDIPGKDKTLGNVEECRARGARILGIITEGDHEAAEFMDDVIEVPACHPLVSTIPTAVALQLLAYHIANERGCEIDQPRNLAKSVTVE, from the coding sequence ATGTGCGGCATCGTCGGATACATTGGTAAAGCCTCCGCTCCCACCGTCCTCATCAACGGCCTACGCCGTCTCGAATATCGCGGCTATGACTCCGCGGGCCTCGCGATTCTCGAAGATGGTTCCGTGGTCGTGAGCAAGGCTCCGGGCAAGGTCTCCTCGCTCAATGACAAGGCCCGCGCCGACTGGCCGGCCGAGCGCTTCTCGAAAGCTTCTACCGGCATCGCCCACACCCGCTGGGCGACCCACGGCCCGCCGACCGAGGTCAATGCTCACCCTCATCTCGACCAGTCCGGCGACATCGCGCTGGTTCACAATGGCATCATCGAGAACTACCGCTCCCTGCGAACGCGCCTCGAAGGAAAAGGCCACACCTTCTATTCGGAGACCGATACCGAAGTCCTGGCCCACCTCATCGGAGAGCGCTATAAGGGCGATCTTTTCCAAGCTGTCTGCGATGCCCTGAGCCAAGTCGAAGGCACCTTCGGCATCGCGGTCCTTTCCGCCAAGGAACCGGGTAAGATCATCACCGCGCGCCGCGGCAGCCCGATCGTGATTGGCGTCGGGGAAGGGGAGACCATCGTCGCCTCGGATGCCTCTGCGATCATCGCCCACACCCGCCAGGTGATCTACCTTGAGGACAATGACATCGCCATCGTCACCGCGGACAACGTTGACATCCGTGATCTCAACCAAGTCCCTGTCACCCGTGAAGTGAATGAACTCGGCTACGATGCCGCCGCTGCGGAAAAGGGTGGTTTCGAGCACTTCATGCTGAAGGAAATCCACGAGCAGCCCGATTCGCTTCGCAATGCGATCCGTGGTCGCCTGGACTTCAATCTCGGCTCCTCCGTGCTTTCTGGCATGGGTACTTCCCCGCGTGATCTTGCGGAGCTTCACCGCGTCGTGTTCGTCGGTTGCGGGACCTCCCTCCACGCCGGTCTTGTCGGCGAATACGCAGTTGAGGACATGGCGGACATCCATTCGGAGGTCCAGCAGGCCGCTGAATTCCGCTACCGGAATCCCATCATCGGCAGCCGCGACCTCGTCGTCGCGATTTCCCAATCCGGCGAAACCGCGGACACCCTCGCCGCCGTCCGCGAAGCGAACCAAAAGGGTGCCTTCGTCATGGGTCTCTGCAACGTGGTCGGCTCGACCATCGCGCGGGAAACCGGCCGCGGCGTCTATCTCCACGCCGGACCGGAAATCTCCGTGGCCTCCACGAAGGCCTTTACTTGCCAGGTCGCTGTCATGCTCATGATGGCCTTGAAGCTGGGCCGCGGCCGCCGCTTTTCCCGCGAGGAAGGCATGAAGTTCGCCCGTGAGATCGAGGCCATCCCTGCGCTCGTCGAAAAGGTCATCGCCCAGAGCGATCGCATCGCCGCCATCGCCGCGCGCTATGCGCAGAACGAACACGCCTTCTTCATCGGCCGCGGACCCATGTATCCCGTCGCTCTCGAAGGCGCGCTCAAGCTCAAGGAAATCTCCTACATCCACGCGGAGGGCTATCACGCCGCTGAGCTCAAGCACGGCCCCATCGCCTTGCTTCAGGAAGGCACGCCTGTGGTTGCACTGGCCAATGATATCCCGGGCAAGGACAAGACCCTCGGCAATGTCGAGGAATGCCGCGCCCGCGGTGCCCGCATCCTCGGCATCATCACCGAGGGAGACCACGAAGCCGCGGAGTTCATGGACGACGTCATCGAAGTGCCTGCCTGCCACCCGCTGGTCAGCACCATCCCCACTGCCGTGGCTCTCCAGCTCCTAGCGTATCACATCGCCAACGAACGTGGCTGCGAAATCGACCAGCCTCGCAATCTCGCGAAGAGCGTGACGGTGGAGTAG
- a CDS encoding branched-chain amino acid ABC transporter permease, translating into MDQFLQQLLNGLFQGSIYALIALGYTMVYGVLRFINFAHGDVFMLGAFTALGLHKALGSAVASMPWPVALVVVLVASMAVCALLGILIEALAYRRLRHGPRLNVLITAIGVSLFIEYSAQLLFGATQRPFPELIPRTAIASTGNLTISVAQVVVLLITVALLIALRFIVMKTKMGLAMRALSLNPTASTLMGVNNSVVISFTFGLGSALAAAGGVLYASLYPSIEPFMGIQPGLKAFVAAVLGGIGNIPGAALGGLIIGITETLVKGYSQEIGIPSGYSEGVAFVILILILIFKPSGLLGKVEREKV; encoded by the coding sequence TTGGATCAGTTCCTTCAGCAACTTCTCAACGGCCTGTTCCAAGGCTCCATCTATGCCCTGATCGCACTGGGCTACACGATGGTCTACGGCGTCCTGCGTTTCATCAACTTCGCGCACGGTGACGTCTTCATGCTGGGTGCCTTTACCGCCTTGGGCCTGCACAAAGCCTTGGGATCGGCAGTGGCCTCGATGCCTTGGCCGGTCGCCTTGGTCGTGGTTCTGGTGGCCTCGATGGCCGTCTGCGCGCTACTCGGGATTCTTATCGAGGCGCTGGCCTACCGGCGTCTCCGCCATGGCCCGCGCCTGAACGTGCTGATCACGGCAATCGGTGTTTCCCTCTTCATCGAGTATTCCGCCCAGCTGCTCTTCGGTGCCACACAGCGGCCCTTCCCGGAGCTCATTCCCCGGACTGCGATTGCCAGCACCGGCAATCTGACCATTTCGGTGGCCCAGGTGGTCGTGCTGCTGATCACGGTGGCACTGCTGATCGCGCTGCGCTTCATCGTCATGAAGACGAAGATGGGCCTGGCGATGCGGGCGCTCTCGCTGAATCCCACGGCTTCCACGCTGATGGGAGTGAATAACAGCGTGGTGATCTCCTTCACCTTCGGCCTCGGCTCCGCCCTCGCAGCCGCGGGCGGCGTCCTCTACGCCTCCCTTTATCCAAGCATCGAACCTTTCATGGGCATCCAGCCCGGCCTGAAGGCCTTCGTGGCCGCGGTGCTCGGCGGCATCGGGAACATCCCCGGCGCAGCCCTTGGCGGGCTGATTATCGGAATCACCGAGACACTGGTGAAGGGCTACAGCCAGGAGATCGGCATTCCTTCCGGGTATTCGGAAGGCGTGGCCTTCGTGATCCTGATCCTGATCCTCATTTTCAAGCCCTCCGGCCTGCTGGGCAAAGTCGAACGGGAGAAAGTCTGA
- the glmM gene encoding phosphoglucosamine mutase produces MKLFGTDGIRGKANEFPITPEVALRAGKAVAQVLRSSGHNRNRVVIGKDTRISGYMLETALTSGLVSMGMDVLLPGPLPTPAIAHLTKSMGCAAGIMLTASHNPYEDNGLKIFGPDGYKLSDALEEIIERHILGDEPEPRAMSPEKIGKAYRIDDARGRYIEFAKHTADNVSLHGLKIVVDCGHGAAYFIAPLIFKELGAEVIKYGCEPDGININDRCGALYPETAGELVRQHGADLGISFDGDADRVIFTDATGTAISGDRILALAALSLHEQGRLRGSTMACTVMSNLGLHEAMRRAGINVLTTPVGDRNVIEALRDKGGSFGGENSGHLIFADHATTGDGILSALQVLRVMKEKKATLAELAACMREFPQELVNLKVASKPPLATLPGIQKLMKEADAAFGDAGRHLIRYSGTENKIRILVEHRDADAVDEWIGKFTEAVKEDIGVPA; encoded by the coding sequence ATGAAGCTTTTCGGCACCGACGGCATCCGCGGCAAAGCGAACGAATTTCCCATCACCCCTGAAGTCGCCCTCCGGGCAGGCAAGGCCGTGGCCCAGGTGCTCCGCTCCTCCGGTCACAACCGCAACCGCGTGGTCATCGGAAAGGACACCCGCATTTCCGGCTACATGCTGGAAACGGCCCTTACCTCCGGTCTCGTTTCGATGGGCATGGACGTCCTCCTGCCCGGCCCCCTGCCGACCCCGGCCATCGCCCACCTTACGAAGTCCATGGGCTGTGCCGCGGGCATCATGCTCACTGCCTCCCACAATCCCTACGAGGACAATGGCCTGAAGATCTTTGGTCCCGATGGCTACAAGCTTTCCGACGCGTTGGAGGAAATCATTGAGCGCCACATCTTAGGTGACGAACCCGAGCCGCGCGCCATGTCGCCCGAGAAAATCGGCAAGGCCTACCGCATCGATGACGCCCGCGGCCGCTACATCGAGTTCGCCAAGCACACCGCTGACAACGTTTCCCTGCATGGCCTGAAGATCGTCGTCGATTGCGGTCATGGCGCCGCCTACTTCATCGCCCCGCTCATCTTCAAGGAGCTCGGCGCGGAGGTGATCAAATACGGCTGCGAGCCGGACGGGATCAACATCAACGACAGGTGCGGAGCCCTCTATCCGGAGACCGCCGGTGAACTCGTCCGCCAACACGGTGCCGATCTCGGCATTTCGTTCGATGGCGATGCGGACCGCGTGATCTTCACCGACGCCACCGGCACCGCGATTTCCGGCGACCGCATCCTCGCCCTCGCTGCTCTTTCACTTCACGAGCAAGGACGCCTCCGCGGTAGCACCATGGCTTGCACCGTGATGAGCAATCTCGGCCTCCATGAAGCGATGCGCCGCGCCGGCATCAATGTCCTCACTACCCCGGTCGGCGACCGCAACGTGATCGAGGCCCTCCGCGACAAGGGTGGCTCCTTCGGCGGTGAAAACTCCGGCCACCTCATCTTCGCCGACCACGCCACCACTGGCGATGGCATCCTCAGCGCGCTCCAGGTGCTGCGTGTCATGAAGGAGAAGAAGGCCACCCTCGCCGAGCTCGCCGCCTGCATGCGCGAGTTCCCGCAGGAACTCGTCAATCTCAAGGTCGCCTCCAAGCCGCCACTCGCCACCCTGCCCGGCATCCAGAAGCTCATGAAGGAAGCCGATGCCGCCTTCGGCGATGCCGGCCGCCACCTGATCCGCTACTCGGGAACGGAGAACAAGATCCGCATCCTCGTCGAGCACCGTGATGCCGATGCCGTGGATGAGTGGATCGGCAAGTTCACCGAGGCGGTGAAGGAGGATATCGGGGTTCCGGCGTGA